One window of the Bacteroidales bacterium genome contains the following:
- a CDS encoding YihY/virulence factor BrkB family protein translates to MAKKEGLFKRTLNYFMKVQQFLLRDLWSVRLEEYPPKMKFLFKYLRIIVLSLRGLIENKVTVRASALTYYTLMSIVPVLAMAFGIAKGFGADKYLEQELKEGLKGQGEIADKLVTFSNSLLENTGGGLIAGIGVIFLFYSVSKIFSSIETSFNDIWKIDKPRSIVRKFTDYLSMMLIAPILLIASSSISVFLATQLNTIGKQIELIGYVSKYLMFTLNFIPLFLIWILFSVVYIVMPNTKVSPQSGIIAGIIAGSAFVVTQWIYIDFQIGVSQYNAIYGSFAALPLLLIWLQVSWMIVLFGAEISFANQNIDMYEFESETEHICPNSKRNLSLLILNHIVKRFVNGEKAQTVLELSQDLKIPVRLMKAMLNNLIQCRIIVETISESKNIAYQPAQHIDNFSVASVIYALDNLGASFEPDSPEMQTIIGISKAISSNVEGIKENVLVKEI, encoded by the coding sequence ATGGCAAAGAAAGAAGGTTTATTCAAAAGGACTCTTAATTATTTTATGAAGGTTCAGCAATTCTTACTCAGGGATCTCTGGAGTGTACGGTTGGAGGAGTACCCACCAAAAATGAAATTCCTATTCAAATATTTAAGGATTATAGTTCTTTCGCTCCGTGGGTTGATTGAAAATAAGGTAACAGTAAGAGCATCTGCTTTAACCTACTACACGCTAATGTCCATTGTACCAGTCCTTGCAATGGCTTTTGGAATTGCCAAAGGGTTTGGAGCTGACAAATATTTAGAACAAGAACTAAAAGAAGGCCTCAAAGGACAAGGAGAAATAGCAGACAAACTGGTAACCTTCTCAAACTCACTCCTTGAGAATACTGGAGGAGGATTAATTGCTGGAATTGGTGTTATTTTTCTATTCTACTCTGTTTCTAAAATATTTAGTAGCATCGAAACATCTTTTAACGATATATGGAAGATTGACAAACCTCGATCCATAGTTCGTAAGTTCACCGACTACCTATCGATGATGCTTATTGCTCCAATACTTCTAATAGCTTCGAGTAGTATATCTGTTTTCCTCGCCACACAACTTAATACAATTGGAAAACAAATTGAACTAATTGGATATGTTAGCAAGTATTTGATGTTTACCTTAAATTTCATACCACTTTTCTTAATTTGGATACTATTTAGTGTGGTATACATCGTAATGCCAAATACTAAAGTTTCCCCTCAATCAGGAATTATTGCTGGTATAATTGCTGGTTCAGCATTCGTTGTAACCCAATGGATTTATATTGATTTTCAAATAGGAGTATCACAGTATAATGCCATTTATGGTAGCTTCGCTGCGTTACCCCTATTACTAATCTGGTTGCAAGTTAGCTGGATGATTGTACTTTTTGGAGCTGAAATATCGTTTGCAAACCAAAATATTGATATGTATGAATTCGAAAGCGAAACAGAGCATATCTGTCCGAATTCGAAGCGTAATTTATCACTATTAATTCTAAATCACATTGTTAAACGATTCGTTAATGGAGAGAAAGCTCAAACTGTCCTTGAACTCTCTCAAGATCTGAAAATTCCTGTCAGATTAATGAAAGCTATGCTAAATAACCTAATCCAGTGCAGAATTATTGTTGAAACCATAAGCGAATCAAAGAATATTGCATACCAACCAGCACAGCATATCGACAATTTCTCGGTGGCTTCTGTAATTTATGCGCTCGATAATTTAGGTGCTTCTTTTGAACCAGATTCTCCAGAAATGCAAACGATTATAGGTATTTCTAAGGCAATTTCATCGAATGTAGAGGGTATAAAAGAGAATGTTTTGGTGAAAGAGATTTAA
- the ribF gene encoding riboflavin biosynthesis protein RibF, with amino-acid sequence MFTFLIQKMIIVQKPDQLEGKNIVLTMGFFDGVHRGHKALTNLVLQRSKELNLNSAVLTFWPHPRLVLNKDPHKLRFLTTLNEKSKIFSKLGFDFFIIQEFTPSIASMSADDFIQFLVESYNVKHIIIGKDHRFGKKAEGNIATIKNFSTKLHYTFEKVEIIEEYDTNISSTKIREALSNGELKKANEMLGYPYLLTGTIETGSQVGRKIGFPTANIRPIDPLKLIPAEGVYAVLLNLNGRFEKGMMNIGTRPTIDNNRNITIEVHILNFNEDIYNQKIDVAIIERIRNEKKFSNIEQLKIQLEFDRKNVSNILDSYNQNYYKNYFITL; translated from the coding sequence TTGTTTACTTTCTTAATACAAAAGATGATAATTGTTCAGAAACCAGATCAGCTTGAGGGCAAAAACATTGTGCTTACCATGGGCTTTTTTGACGGTGTTCATCGAGGTCATAAAGCACTTACAAATTTGGTTCTTCAACGCTCTAAAGAATTAAATCTTAACTCAGCTGTACTTACTTTTTGGCCGCATCCTCGTTTGGTTCTAAACAAGGATCCTCATAAGTTAAGATTTTTGACCACGCTTAACGAAAAATCAAAAATCTTCTCAAAACTTGGCTTTGATTTCTTTATTATTCAAGAATTCACTCCATCGATAGCTAGTATGTCCGCCGATGATTTTATACAATTTCTTGTTGAATCTTACAATGTTAAACATATTATAATCGGGAAAGATCATCGATTTGGTAAAAAAGCTGAAGGAAATATTGCTACAATAAAGAATTTTTCAACTAAACTTCACTACACCTTTGAGAAAGTTGAAATAATTGAAGAATACGATACAAATATTAGCTCAACTAAAATAAGGGAAGCTCTAAGTAATGGGGAACTCAAAAAAGCAAACGAAATGCTTGGTTATCCATATCTTCTCACTGGTACAATTGAAACAGGCTCCCAAGTAGGTCGTAAAATTGGATTTCCAACAGCTAACATTAGACCAATTGATCCCCTTAAACTAATACCTGCCGAAGGAGTTTATGCCGTTCTATTAAATCTAAATGGTAGGTTCGAAAAGGGAATGATGAATATCGGGACTCGACCAACAATCGATAATAATCGAAATATTACCATTGAAGTACATATTCTCAACTTCAATGAAGATATTTACAATCAAAAAATTGATGTCGCTATTATTGAACGTATCAGAAATGAAAAGAAATTTTCAAATATTGAACAACTCAAAATTCAACTCGAATTTGATAGAAAAAATGTATCAAATATTCTTGACTCCTATAATCAAAATTATTATAAAAATTATTTTATAACTTTGTAA
- a CDS encoding LTA synthase family protein yields the protein MLQTWKQYFLDIRVKNNLYLTLIWRFILVMLLFSVCRIVFYLINSSYFPNMTFVGMMKIMKGGLAFDTTAILYTNMLYFVLYLLPFTFRYNNIYQTFLKYLFYITNGIALLANCCDFVYFQFTLRRTTATIFSEFKHETNFGSLIPKFIVDYWYVVIIWIAMIAILVLAYGKIKKTIVVKSWKGHLVYFINGTILLLLLATLMIGGIRGGFRHSTRPITLSNAGQYINEPLEATIVLNTPFAIYRTLQKKALIKATYYKSDEELDKIYTLVHTPSTESKFKKQNVVIFILESFGREYLKSYNPELENGTYEGYTPFLDSLIQHSLMYKYSFCNGRKSIDAMPSVLASIPMMVEPYFLTGYSGNKINSIASVLRKEGYRTAFFHGAPNGSMGFQAFANVAGFKEYYGMSEYPNSNDFDGMWGVWDEEFFQYFASKLNEFKQPFCVAIFSVSSHHPFKVPERYDGKFKKGTLPIHQCIGYTDYSLKRFFETASKMPWYDSTLFVITNDHANQAYYPEFKTNLGVFTGPFIMYKPDGSLKGSSNDLVEQIDIMPSILGYLNYDKPYVAFGRNIFESNNEPFVITYTSSTYQLLMGDYLYLHNGTNEIGLFSFKSDPLLVDNKIGQFPDIETKMEAKLKAIIQQYNNRMIGDKLTVEK from the coding sequence ATGCTACAAACCTGGAAACAGTATTTCCTTGATATAAGGGTTAAAAACAACCTTTATCTTACTTTAATTTGGCGTTTCATACTTGTAATGCTCCTTTTTTCGGTTTGCCGAATTGTATTTTACCTTATCAATTCAAGCTACTTCCCAAATATGACATTTGTAGGCATGATGAAGATAATGAAGGGTGGGCTTGCCTTTGATACAACAGCAATTCTATACACTAACATGCTTTATTTCGTCCTATACCTGCTTCCCTTTACTTTCAGATACAATAACATCTACCAGACATTTTTAAAATATTTGTTTTACATTACCAATGGCATAGCACTTTTGGCGAACTGCTGCGATTTTGTTTATTTTCAATTTACGCTTCGAAGAACAACTGCAACGATATTCAGTGAATTCAAACATGAAACCAATTTTGGCTCGTTAATTCCTAAATTTATTGTCGACTACTGGTATGTTGTTATTATATGGATTGCTATGATTGCTATCCTTGTTCTTGCCTATGGTAAAATCAAAAAAACTATAGTGGTTAAAAGTTGGAAAGGTCATCTAGTGTACTTTATCAATGGAACAATATTATTACTCCTATTGGCAACTCTTATGATTGGCGGTATCCGAGGCGGATTTAGGCATAGCACTCGTCCCATTACATTGAGTAATGCTGGTCAGTATATTAATGAACCCCTAGAAGCAACAATTGTACTAAATACCCCATTTGCAATATATCGAACCCTTCAAAAGAAAGCACTAATAAAAGCAACATATTACAAAAGTGACGAGGAATTAGATAAAATCTACACCCTCGTTCATACCCCATCAACAGAATCGAAGTTTAAAAAACAGAATGTAGTAATTTTCATACTAGAAAGTTTTGGTCGCGAATATCTTAAAAGTTACAATCCCGAACTTGAAAATGGAACATACGAAGGGTACACCCCTTTCCTCGATTCATTAATTCAGCATAGTTTGATGTACAAATACTCATTCTGTAATGGTCGAAAATCGATTGATGCTATGCCGTCCGTGCTAGCAAGTATCCCTATGATGGTTGAACCGTATTTTCTAACAGGATACTCTGGTAATAAAATCAACAGCATTGCATCTGTTCTTCGAAAAGAAGGCTACCGAACAGCATTTTTCCATGGAGCCCCCAATGGCTCAATGGGTTTTCAGGCCTTTGCTAATGTTGCCGGTTTTAAGGAATATTATGGCATGAGTGAATACCCAAATAGCAATGATTTTGATGGAATGTGGGGTGTTTGGGACGAAGAGTTTTTCCAATACTTTGCAAGCAAACTAAACGAATTTAAACAACCATTCTGTGTCGCCATATTTTCGGTATCATCACATCACCCATTTAAGGTTCCAGAGAGGTATGATGGCAAATTTAAAAAGGGTACATTACCAATACATCAATGTATAGGCTACACCGATTACTCTTTAAAAAGATTCTTTGAAACGGCTTCCAAAATGCCTTGGTACGATAGTACTCTTTTTGTTATTACAAATGATCATGCTAATCAAGCCTATTATCCTGAGTTCAAAACAAACCTAGGTGTTTTTACTGGGCCGTTCATCATGTACAAACCCGATGGCAGTTTAAAGGGTAGCTCAAATGATCTTGTTGAGCAAATAGATATTATGCCCTCTATATTGGGTTACCTTAACTACGATAAACCCTACGTTGCATTTGGTCGGAATATCTTTGAGTCAAACAACGAGCCATTTGTAATCACATACACCTCATCAACTTATCAATTGCTTATGGGCGATTATCTTTATCTACATAATGGAACTAATGAGATAGGGCTATTCAGCTTTAAAAGCGACCCTCTATTGGTAGATAATAAAATTGGGCAATTCCCTGATATTGAAACAAAGATGGAGGCTAAACTTAAAGCCATAATCCAGCAATACAATAATAGGATGATTGGTGATAAGCTAACTGTTGAAAAGTAA
- a CDS encoding HIT family protein → MATIFSRIAKGEIPSYKIAEDERYFAFLDINPLVEGHTLVIPKQEVDYLFDVDDETLAGLTLFSKRVAKAIEKTIACKRIGLAVLGLEVPHAHIHLVPLVNESDINFFKPKLKLTPERLKEIAEKISKEFV, encoded by the coding sequence ATGGCTACCATCTTCTCAAGAATCGCTAAGGGCGAAATTCCCTCTTATAAGATTGCCGAGGATGAAAGGTATTTCGCATTTCTCGACATTAACCCCTTGGTAGAAGGTCATACCCTCGTTATCCCTAAGCAAGAAGTAGACTACTTATTTGACGTAGATGATGAAACTCTTGCTGGCCTAACCCTATTCTCTAAAAGGGTTGCAAAAGCAATTGAGAAAACAATCGCTTGCAAGCGTATTGGTTTAGCGGTTCTTGGGTTAGAAGTTCCTCACGCCCATATTCATCTTGTACCCCTAGTTAATGAATCGGATATTAATTTCTTTAAACCAAAACTCAAACTTACCCCTGAAAGGCTAAAGGAGATTGCAGAAAAGATTTCGAAAGAATTTGTTTAA
- a CDS encoding adenosylhomocysteinase encodes MEQVLVESLPYKVNDISLAEWGRKEISIAEKEMPGLMAIRARYSTSKPLKGSRITGSLHMTIQTAVLIETLKALGADVRWASCNIFSTQDHAAAAIAKAGIPVFAWKGETLEEYWWCTAQALSFPNGKGPTLIVDDGGDATLFVHLGYKAEKDASVLNKKAENHEEQVILNLLKKVLSEDNQKWHTLVKDLKGVSEETTTGVHRLYQMKEKGELLIPAINVNDSVTKSKFDNLYGCRESLADGIKRATDVMIAGKVVVVCGYGDVGKGCAHSMRSYGARVIITEIDPICALQAAMEGFEVKPIEETLTEGNIYVTTTGNCDIITLEHMLAMKDQTIVCNIGHFDNEIHIDRLNVAPNVKKVNVKPQVDQYFFPDGRSIFVLAEGRLVNLGCATGHPSFVMSNSFTNQTLAQIELWTKNLAIDVYRLPKHLDEEVARLHLEQIGVKLTKLTKKQADYIGVSPDGPYKPEHYRY; translated from the coding sequence ATGGAACAAGTACTTGTAGAATCGCTACCCTACAAAGTGAATGATATTTCACTTGCAGAATGGGGACGTAAAGAAATTAGCATTGCCGAAAAAGAAATGCCAGGATTAATGGCAATTCGTGCTAGATATTCAACTTCTAAACCATTAAAAGGTTCAAGAATTACTGGCTCTTTACACATGACTATTCAAACAGCCGTGTTAATTGAAACACTTAAAGCATTGGGTGCTGATGTTAGATGGGCTAGTTGTAATATATTTTCGACCCAAGATCATGCTGCCGCAGCAATTGCAAAAGCAGGAATCCCAGTTTTTGCATGGAAAGGTGAAACCCTTGAAGAATACTGGTGGTGTACTGCTCAGGCACTATCATTTCCGAATGGTAAGGGGCCAACCCTTATTGTAGATGATGGTGGTGACGCTACCCTTTTCGTTCATCTTGGCTATAAGGCAGAAAAAGATGCAAGCGTTCTTAACAAAAAGGCTGAAAATCATGAAGAGCAAGTCATTCTTAATCTTTTAAAGAAAGTATTATCAGAGGATAACCAGAAATGGCATACTCTAGTTAAAGATTTAAAAGGTGTTTCAGAAGAAACTACCACAGGTGTTCACCGTCTATATCAGATGAAGGAGAAGGGCGAACTTCTTATTCCTGCTATCAATGTAAATGATTCAGTCACAAAAAGTAAATTTGACAATCTTTATGGATGTCGCGAATCACTTGCCGATGGTATCAAACGTGCAACTGATGTTATGATTGCAGGCAAAGTAGTTGTTGTTTGCGGATACGGCGATGTTGGTAAAGGTTGTGCTCATAGCATGCGTTCATACGGTGCAAGGGTAATAATAACCGAAATTGATCCAATCTGTGCATTACAAGCTGCAATGGAAGGATTCGAGGTAAAACCTATTGAAGAAACTCTTACTGAAGGCAATATCTATGTAACCACAACTGGTAACTGTGATATCATTACCCTTGAACATATGCTTGCAATGAAGGATCAAACCATTGTATGTAACATTGGTCACTTTGATAATGAGATTCACATCGATAGGTTAAATGTTGCACCAAATGTTAAAAAGGTCAACGTTAAACCACAGGTTGATCAATATTTCTTCCCAGATGGTCGTTCTATTTTTGTTTTAGCCGAAGGTCGTTTAGTTAACCTTGGTTGTGCAACAGGTCATCCAAGTTTTGTAATGAGCAATAGTTTTACCAATCAAACTCTTGCACAAATAGAACTTTGGACAAAGAACCTTGCAATTGATGTTTACCGTCTACCAAAGCATCTTGATGAAGAGGTTGCTCGTTTACATCTTGAGCAAATTGGTGTTAAACTAACCAAGTTAACAAAGAAACAAGCCGATTATATTGGGGTTAGCCCCGATGGTCCATACAAGCCTGAACATTACAGATACTAA
- the ruvC gene encoding crossover junction endodeoxyribonuclease RuvC: MTIVSERIILGIDPGTNVLGYAIIKCEGKNKIELIVLGVIELKKYSDHYLKLKAIYERIQQLVDEYHPDEVAIEAPFFGKNVQSMLKLGRAQGVAMAAALSRSVPIFEYAPRKIKQSITGQGAASKEQVAAMLCSILKVKDFPGAKLDATDALGAAVCHFYQGSAVSGGKGKASSWESFVKNNPDRVKGNS; this comes from the coding sequence ATGACTATTGTTAGCGAAAGAATAATTCTAGGTATTGATCCTGGCACAAATGTGCTTGGCTATGCAATTATTAAGTGCGAAGGAAAGAATAAAATTGAACTTATAGTTCTTGGGGTAATTGAGCTTAAAAAGTATAGCGATCACTACCTAAAACTTAAAGCTATTTACGAACGAATTCAACAGCTGGTTGATGAGTACCATCCCGATGAGGTTGCCATAGAGGCTCCATTCTTTGGTAAAAACGTGCAGAGTATGCTTAAACTTGGTAGAGCGCAAGGGGTTGCAATGGCAGCAGCGCTTTCGCGCTCAGTTCCAATATTTGAGTATGCGCCAAGAAAAATCAAACAGTCCATTACAGGGCAAGGTGCTGCCTCAAAAGAGCAGGTTGCTGCAATGCTATGCTCAATACTTAAAGTGAAGGACTTTCCTGGCGCAAAACTCGATGCTACTGATGCACTTGGAGCAGCCGTTTGTCACTTCTATCAAGGCTCGGCAGTATCAGGTGGAAAAGGAAAGGCTTCCAGCTGGGAGTCATTTGTTAAAAATAATCCGGATAGGGTGAAGGGGAATAGTTGA
- a CDS encoding DMT family transporter encodes MKNQKIAYTFAGFVILFWGTSATAFKIGLQYFNFIQLLFWASLFATIILFFVLIFQGKFLQVFKMGKTQLKWSIFLGFLNPFLYYFVLFKAYDLLPAQVAQPLNYIWPIILVLLSIPILGQKLTAKNIIALIISFVGVVFISSQGNIDIFSKSNPLGVFLALFSSTIWALFWLYNVRDKNRDEAVKLFLNFFFASIFTLFVGVFTKDFWIISANGLFASAYIGAFEMGITFVLWLKALNYADNTARLSNIIYLVPFVALLFIKLILGETIYWTTIVGLVLIISGIIYQQLRSKAIQNI; translated from the coding sequence ATGAAAAACCAAAAAATTGCCTATACTTTTGCAGGGTTTGTTATCCTTTTCTGGGGGACTTCAGCCACTGCATTTAAAATAGGACTTCAGTATTTTAACTTTATTCAACTACTTTTTTGGGCATCGCTTTTTGCCACTATTATTTTATTTTTTGTATTAATCTTTCAGGGAAAATTCTTACAAGTTTTTAAGATGGGTAAGACCCAGCTTAAGTGGTCAATCTTTCTTGGTTTCCTGAATCCTTTCCTATACTATTTTGTACTCTTTAAGGCATATGATCTACTTCCGGCACAGGTAGCCCAACCACTCAACTATATTTGGCCAATTATCCTTGTACTACTATCAATTCCAATTCTTGGACAGAAGTTGACGGCAAAGAATATTATAGCATTGATTATAAGTTTTGTAGGTGTAGTCTTTATTTCATCGCAGGGGAATATCGATATCTTCTCTAAAAGTAATCCTCTAGGCGTTTTTCTTGCCCTATTTAGTTCAACTATATGGGCACTGTTTTGGCTTTATAATGTTCGCGATAAGAATAGGGATGAGGCTGTGAAGCTTTTCCTTAATTTTTTCTTTGCTTCAATATTCACACTATTTGTTGGAGTTTTTACAAAAGATTTTTGGATTATCTCCGCTAATGGATTATTTGCTTCAGCCTATATTGGTGCTTTTGAAATGGGAATTACCTTTGTACTTTGGTTAAAGGCTTTGAACTATGCCGATAATACAGCACGGTTAAGTAACATTATATATTTAGTGCCATTTGTGGCTCTGCTATTCATTAAACTAATACTTGGAGAAACTATTTACTGGACTACTATTGTTGGTCTAGTGCTTATTATTAGCGGGATTATATATCAGCAATTACGCTCTAAAGCGATTCAAAACATTTAA
- the greA gene encoding transcription elongation factor GreA, whose protein sequence is MSKVVYLTEEGLHKLQAELNHLKSVERPAISKMIAEARDKGDLSENAEYDAAKEAQGMLELKISKLEDTVANSRIIDESRIDISKVQILNKIKLKNLKTKAMVEYVLVAESEANLKIGKLSVGTPIAKALMGKKVGDIVDVQIPSGTVQFQIVEISR, encoded by the coding sequence ATGTCAAAAGTTGTTTATTTAACCGAAGAAGGTTTACATAAACTTCAGGCGGAGCTTAATCATCTTAAAAGCGTTGAGAGACCCGCAATTTCGAAAATGATTGCGGAAGCACGCGACAAAGGCGATCTATCTGAAAATGCAGAGTATGATGCCGCTAAAGAAGCCCAAGGTATGCTTGAACTTAAAATATCAAAGTTGGAGGATACGGTTGCCAACTCAAGAATAATTGATGAATCGCGTATTGATATTTCAAAGGTTCAGATTCTCAATAAAATTAAACTTAAAAATCTGAAAACCAAGGCAATGGTGGAGTATGTTCTGGTTGCCGAATCCGAAGCTAATCTAAAAATTGGTAAACTTTCGGTTGGGACTCCAATTGCCAAAGCCCTTATGGGCAAAAAAGTTGGGGATATTGTTGATGTTCAAATACCCTCGGGAACAGTTCAGTTCCAAATCGTTGAAATATCACGTTAA